GTAGCGAACGACGGCTTCATCCTCGAGGCGGCCGGGCGGATGAACCGCCATCCCTACGACACCTGCCCGCGGGCGGTCGAGGCGTTGGTCCCACTTGCCGGAACCAACGTCTACGCGCCGAAGGTCAAGGGTCAGGATCGCCTCCCGCGCTCGGAAGGCTGCCTCCACCTCGCCGACATGCTCGCCGTGGCGTTCCGGTCGTTCCGGATCGCGAAAGGGCACGAGCTTCCGTACGAGGGGGAGACCGGGCGCCAGGAGCTCCTGGTCCTCATGCCGCGCCTGCGCGACACCTGCGTGTCGTTCGCCGTCGAGGGCTGACAAACCGGAACCCCGGCC
The genomic region above belongs to Actinomycetota bacterium and contains:
- a CDS encoding DUF2889 domain-containing protein, whose amino-acid sequence is MTDEVRPRFVGTSAEAGAAASRWDELAALDDGEPAHFDRTFRTRIYKLGDSESLSLTELDDDFHEMRIALRVANDGFILEAAGRMNRHPYDTCPRAVEALVPLAGTNVYAPKVKGQDRLPRSEGCLHLADMLAVAFRSFRIAKGHELPYEGETGRQELLVLMPRLRDTCVSFAVEG